TGTCGATGATAAAAAACCAAGTGAAGTACCGAGCTCATATCTATTGACAAGTACACAAAAAGATTTGTTTTATAGAATGTCTAGTCCAAATGTAAACTATAACATCTTTAAATTTTTTGCTCAATATTGGACAGAAACTCAATATACAGATGAAGTAAACTACGATATTAGAGGTAGAGATATTGGAGGAGGATTATTTCTATATTTATATAGAGATGTACTAATTGATTTACAAGCAGCAAAAAACACAATTATTGCAGATGAATTTTTAAATGCAAGCACAAAATCAGCTCAATTAGGAGTTATTGAGCTTATGGAAGTGTATACATGGAGTGTATTAGTCGATGTTTACGGAGATGTACCTTATGCAGAAGCACTTAAAGGTGTAGAGAATATTACACCTGCCTATGATAATGATGAAGACATTTATACAGATTTATTTAGCCGTATAGATGCTGCTTTAGTTAATTTAAATGCTAGTGCAGAATCTTTTGGAGATGCTGATATTGTTTATGGTGGTTCAACTGCTAATTGGAAAAAATTTGGTAATTCATTAAAGTTAAGAATGGCAGTTCGTATTGCAGATTATGACTCTGCAAAAGCAACTACAGCTGCAGCCTCTGCAGTTGCAGGTGGTGTTTTTACATCTAGTGACGATAACTTTGCATTTCCTTTTGAAACTACACAACCAAATACTAACTCAATTTGGATTGATTTAGTAGAGTCTGGTCGTGATGACTTTTTAGTAGCAGATACTTTTGTTAATTTAATAAGTCCTTTAAATGACCCTAGAGCTTCTACATATTTAGCTGACAATAAAACGCCTTATATCGGAGCTCCTTACGGAGTAGGAAGTGCTTTTACTGACTTTACACACATCGGTGATGCTTGGTACCAACCAGATTTAGAAGGTATGCTTTTAAGTTATGATGAAGTTCAGTTTTTATTAGCTGAAGCTGTAGAAAGAGGTTTAATAGCAGGTAATGCTGAAACATATTACAATGAAGCTGTTTCTGCTTCTATTAAATATTGGGGAGGATCACAAGCTGATGCTGATACTTATTTAGCTCAACCTACGGTAGCTTACACTACCGCTGGTTCTACTTGGAAAGAAACTATAGGTAATCAAAAATACATTGCTCTTTACGGAAGAGGTTTTGAAGCTTGGAGTTCTTGGAGACTATTAGATTACCCTAACACTTTTACTCGTCCTTCAATTTCTAAAGAAGCCGTACCAAGACGTTACTTATACGGAAACGATGATAAAGACGTTAACCCAGATAATTATGCTGCCGCAAGTGCTGCAATGGGTGGTGATTTAAAATCTTCTAGAGTATTTTGGGATATAAAAGGAGTAGGTAACTAAAAAAGAACCTATTTTAAATAAAATCTAAAATAATTAAACCATCAAAAGAATATACTTTTGATGGTTTTTTTTTGACAAAAAACACCTAACTTAAATATTATTAGGAATAGATTTTTTTTTTAACATACCTTTGCACTATGACAACAGAAACAACACCAACTACCAATATTTTTGGTATTAGAGCAATTATAGAAGCCATAGAAAGTGGTTCATCTATAAATAAAATATACTTACAAAAAGGATTAAGAGGAGAATTGTTTTATGAACTTAATAAGTTAATTAAAACAAATAATCTTACTACAAGTATGGTTCCTGTAGAGAAATTAGACAGATTATCTAAAAACAACAATCATCAAGGTGCTGTTGCTCAAATTTCTCCCGTAGCATTTTACGACCTAGAAGAACTCATTGAAAAAACAATAGAAAGTGGTAAAACTCCGTTGTTTTTACTATTAGATCAAGTATCTGATGTTCGTAATTTTGGAGCAATTATTAGAACCGCAGAATGTACAGGTGTAAATGGAATTATCATTCAAAAAAATGGTAGTGCCCCGGTAAATGCCGAAACAATAAAAACATCAGCTGGTGCAGC
The nucleotide sequence above comes from Polaribacter butkevichii. Encoded proteins:
- a CDS encoding SusD/RagB family nutrient-binding outer membrane lipoprotein, with translation MKKIFLIALLIGITFSSCKDFEGWNVDDKKPSEVPSSYLLTSTQKDLFYRMSSPNVNYNIFKFFAQYWTETQYTDEVNYDIRGRDIGGGLFLYLYRDVLIDLQAAKNTIIADEFLNASTKSAQLGVIELMEVYTWSVLVDVYGDVPYAEALKGVENITPAYDNDEDIYTDLFSRIDAALVNLNASAESFGDADIVYGGSTANWKKFGNSLKLRMAVRIADYDSAKATTAAASAVAGGVFTSSDDNFAFPFETTQPNTNSIWIDLVESGRDDFLVADTFVNLISPLNDPRASTYLADNKTPYIGAPYGVGSAFTDFTHIGDAWYQPDLEGMLLSYDEVQFLLAEAVERGLIAGNAETYYNEAVSASIKYWGGSQADADTYLAQPTVAYTTAGSTWKETIGNQKYIALYGRGFEAWSSWRLLDYPNTFTRPSISKEAVPRRYLYGNDDKDVNPDNYAAASAAMGGDLKSSRVFWDIKGVGN
- the rlmB gene encoding 23S rRNA (guanosine(2251)-2'-O)-methyltransferase RlmB; translation: MTTETTPTTNIFGIRAIIEAIESGSSINKIYLQKGLRGELFYELNKLIKTNNLTTSMVPVEKLDRLSKNNNHQGAVAQISPVAFYDLEELIEKTIESGKTPLFLLLDQVSDVRNFGAIIRTAECTGVNGIIIQKNGSAPVNAETIKTSAGAAFKIPICKVDHIKDALFLLQASDIKTVAATEKTEDSVYDINFNQPIAIIMGSEHRGVNPSILKMVDYKAKLPLLGDIASLNVSVACGVLLYEVVRQRIPLNR